CGCAAGCCGGTCATCGCCGCTTCGTGATCACCTCGCTACCCGATCTGTTGTGCGGCGGCGAATCGCCACCACGCGACAGGCCCGTGGTGTTCTCGCCTTTCGGCATGGGGATTCTCGACATTGCCGTCGGGCGCTGGATCTACGAACGGCTTGCCGCGCAACAGCCGCCCATCCCCCGTTTTTTCAACGATATGCAACGCGCATGACCTTAGCTTCCACCAGCCCCTCGTCTCACCATATCGCTTCGCCTGGCGCCGAAGGTTTCGCCGACGTGCTCGTCGGTCTCCAGTACGGCGACGAAGGCAAGGCAAAAATCATCGACGCGCTCGCCCCCGGATACGATGTGATCGCCCGGTTCAACGGCGGCGCCAACGCCGGGCATACCATCGACACGCCACTGGGACGCATCTCCCTGAAGCAGTTGCCCTCAGGCGTGTTCCACCCGCACGCAGCGCTCTACATCGGTTCCGGTTGTGCGATCAATCTCTGGAAGCTTGCCGAGGAGATCGAGCAACTGCGCGACATGGGTGTGTGTCTCGAAGGGCGTCTTCGCATCAGCGCGCGTGCGGCGTTGGTGCAGCCGCATCACATCGCGCTTGATCGCCGCGGCAGCAGTGCTATCGGTACCACTGGCAATGGCATCGGTCCGTGCTACGCCGATCGCGCTCTGCGCGTGCGCAACGACGCACGTGTCAATCTGATGATCGGCGATTTGCTGGAGAACGAGGCGAACGCCGTATCGTCAATGCGCGTTGCATTCACGCGGATGGTCAATGCGGACGGCGGCACGTCGCCGTGGATTGCCGAAATGTCGGACCTTTTAATGTCGCTGCCCGCCGTCGCGAAAACACTGCACGCGTACATCGAACCGGATCGAAGCTGGCTTACGAGTCGTGTGCAGGAAGGCGCGCGCGTATTGTTCGAAGGCGCGCAATCGGTGTTGCTCGATGTGGTGGATGGTAGTCAGCCGTATGTCACATCGAGCCACACGGTCCCCGCCTACGCCTATGTGGGCGGCGATCTCGCGCCGAAGTACCACCGCCGCACGATTGGGGTGGCCAAAGCCATCATGTCGCGGGTCGGGCGCGGGCCGTTTCCTTCGGAGTTGGGGGGCGAGCGTTCTGCAACGTACTGCCATGACGCCGCGCAGAAGCAAGTCAGCGCAGCGCACGAACGGGAGCAGCACGCCCCTGACGAGCTGCTGCGCTCACGAGATCCATTCGACATTGGCACCGCGCTGCGCATGCTGACCGGCGAATACGGCACCGGAACCGGACGGCCCAGGCGCATTGGCATGCTGGATCTGGCGCAATTGCGGGAAGTCGTCCGCGCTCACGCCGTGGACTGCGTCTATCTCAACAAGGTCGATTGCCTGTCGCACTACCAGCAGACCGCCTACCAGGGCGTGCCGATGCGGGTGCCGTGCGATGTGCTGCCGAGCGAAGCCATGCCGGATGTGCTGATCTACCCCGGCCTCACGGAGCGGTCGATCTCGCTCGGACGGGGAGGCACGCTGGATTCCGCCATGAACGGCTTCGTCGATTTCGTCGAACGGCATATCGGCGCACCACTCGCCGGTATCGGTCTGGGGCCCGAACGCGCCAGTCTGGTGACGCTGTCGGCACATGAGACGGCGTCGGTCGCCAGTGCGCCGAAGGGGATGTCGACGCATGCCTGACGCGCGGCAACCGGTTGCCGACCTAGGGGGGGCCTCCGAGGGGCGGGGCGTCCCCGCCGCATCGGCTCGACCATGGCCCGAGGGCGCTGCCGTGGTTCGATGCCGCACGGAGGCGCCGTTCCCGCCGCTGCAGTCGAGCCATCTGTTCTTCAATGCATCGCTGATGCCATACGTCGCGCATCGGCTGGTTCGCGAACGCGGAAAGACGGCGAGGCAGCAACTGAGCGCCCGGCGTCTCGCGGACTATCTGAACAAGACGGAGCGGGTGGAGCTGCATATCGTGAATCGCGCAGTGGAGCAGATGCTCGACCTCGAACCGGGCGTGTCGGTGGGGCGTGACGATTTGCTCGCCGTCTATACCGATGAGGGATTCCACACGTGGATGATGGCGCGCTTTCGCGAGCGTCTGCACGCGACCACCGGCGTTACGTTGCCGCAAGCGCCTTCGCCGAGCGTCGCGCGCGTGCTGGCGCTGTGCGAGGCGGTGCCACCGGCACGTCGCGGACTCGCGATGATCGCGGCGGCGACCGTGACCGAGACGCTGATCACCGGAACGCTGCGACGAGCCGGTGCCAGCGATGAAATCTATCCACCGGTGGGCGTACTGTTGGCCGAGCACGCCGCGGACGAGATGCGTCACCAGGCGGCCTTCGTCCGTTTCGCCAGCGCATGGGTGCCGTCGTTGTCTTCGGAGGAGCGGGAATGCCTGGACGACCTTCTGCCCGAACTGATGAGCGCGTTTCTCGCACCGGAGCTGGCTTTGTGGCGCGACCATCTTTGTGCGATCGGTCTTGATGGAGACGAGGTGGATCGTGTGCTTCGCGAGAGCGTCGATCCGCTCGAGGTCGCGGCGCAGATGATGGCGGCGGCGCTTGTGCCGCGTCGCCTCTTCGAACGGCTGGGGCTGTCGTGCGCCGATCGCTTCGCACGGCTCGCCAATCGGTGGCGGCCGCCATGACACCTGCGGACACAGAGGCGCGACGCAGCAACACGGCGACGCCACGACACAGTGAAACGACGGGGCGACCCGGTGTCGACAGCGGACGCATTGATCAACCCAGAGAGATCGACCAGGAGGCAACGTGAAGCATCACTGGTTAGCCCCGGACATGACCATGAGCGCGCCGGACTATCGTGCGCTGCTGAGATCCGCGCTCGCTTTCAAACGACGCTATCCCTCGCATACGGAGACGGCGTTGCATGGCAAGACGATCTACTTCCTTTTCTACAACGCGTCGCTACGCACTCGCAGCAGTTTCCAGACCGGGCTGGCACGTATGGGCGGCAATGCCATCGTGCTCGACCCGCACCACGCGATCTATACGCCAGCCTTGCCGGAGGCGGAAATCCCATACACGACGGAGCGTATCGCCGACGTGGCGCGAGTCCTGTCGTCGTATGGAGATGCGATAGCGATCCGGATGTACGGCGAACCCGCAGGATGGGTCTATGGCGCGGCCCACCGGCATCTCGAGGCGTTCGCGCAATGGAGTCAGGTGCCGGTGATCAACATGGAGTGCGATCGATTCCATCCCTGCCAGGCGCTCGCGGACATGATGACGCTGCACGAAAAATTGCACGACCTCGCCGGGCGACGGCTGTGCATCAGTTGGGCATATTCCGGAAGCTGGCACAAGCCGGTGGCGGTGCCGCAAAGCCTGCTGCTCGCAGCGGTCAAGGCCGGTATGGACGTCACGTTAGCCCACCCCGAGCCGCTGGGCCTCGACCCCGAAGTCATGCAAAGCGCAATGCAGTTCGCGGGGCAGACCGGCGCGCGCGTGCGCGTCACGCACGATCTGCGCGACGGGGTGGAGGGGGCACACGCCGTGTACGCGAAATCGTGGTGCAGTCTCGCGCATCTGCCTTTGCGCCATGGAGACCCGCTCGACGAGCGGGCAATGCGGGAGACGTTCGACCGTCATCGCGACTGGTGCGTCGATGGCGATGTCATGCGCCTCGCCGCCCCCAATGCCGGATACCTCCATTGTCTACCGGCGGACCGGGGGCAGGAGGTCGCCGATGAAGTGATCGACGGTGTGTCGTCCTGGGTTTTTCGACAGGCCGCGAATCGCCTGCATGCGCAAAACACGGTCATGGCACAGCTTCTGAATCCGGAGTGCCTCGCATGAGCCCCGCTTTCTCTCATCGATATTCGTGCGTGTGCTGCGCGGCGCCGCAGCCATGGGGCGGCATCCGCTATCGATGCAACATCTGCGGACAGAATCTTCGCATCGAGCGGCTGCTCGACGCCCAATCGCCGCGCGGCGAGGACATCGTCCGCACGTTCCACGGTAGGGGGATGTGGCGCTACGCGTCGCTGCTGCCCGTGGAGCCGAGTTGGGGGAGCCGTCTGGCCGTCGGCGACACACCGCTGATCGACTGCGGCGACGATGAAGGCGTCCATCTCCAGGTGAAGGACGAGGCACGCAATCCGAGCGGATCGCTCAAGGACCGTGCGACGGAAATGGTGCTCGCGGCCGCCAGATTCGCCGGCTGCACGCAGACGATTGCGGCTTCCACGGGCAATGCGGGTGCGTCGCTCGCGTGCATCGCGGCGTCGCAGCGAATGCCGGCGACGGTTATCGTGCCCGCCGGCACCCCGCCCGCCAAGCTGGCACAGATCCACGCGTACGGCGCGAAGGTCGTCGAAATCGACGGCAGCTACGACGATGCCTTCGAGATCGCCGAACGGATATCCGCAGATGTCGATGTGTGTTGTCGCAATACCGGGATCAATCCCTTCACGCGTGAGGGCAAGAAGACGTGCGCGTTCGAGATCGCGGAGGCATTCG
The Pandoraea pulmonicola DNA segment above includes these coding regions:
- a CDS encoding adenylosuccinate synthetase, translated to MTLASTSPSSHHIASPGAEGFADVLVGLQYGDEGKAKIIDALAPGYDVIARFNGGANAGHTIDTPLGRISLKQLPSGVFHPHAALYIGSGCAINLWKLAEEIEQLRDMGVCLEGRLRISARAALVQPHHIALDRRGSSAIGTTGNGIGPCYADRALRVRNDARVNLMIGDLLENEANAVSSMRVAFTRMVNADGGTSPWIAEMSDLLMSLPAVAKTLHAYIEPDRSWLTSRVQEGARVLFEGAQSVLLDVVDGSQPYVTSSHTVPAYAYVGGDLAPKYHRRTIGVAKAIMSRVGRGPFPSELGGERSATYCHDAAQKQVSAAHEREQHAPDELLRSRDPFDIGTALRMLTGEYGTGTGRPRRIGMLDLAQLREVVRAHAVDCVYLNKVDCLSHYQQTAYQGVPMRVPCDVLPSEAMPDVLIYPGLTERSISLGRGGTLDSAMNGFVDFVERHIGAPLAGIGLGPERASLVTLSAHETASVASAPKGMSTHA
- a CDS encoding diiron oxygenase is translated as MVRCRTEAPFPPLQSSHLFFNASLMPYVAHRLVRERGKTARQQLSARRLADYLNKTERVELHIVNRAVEQMLDLEPGVSVGRDDLLAVYTDEGFHTWMMARFRERLHATTGVTLPQAPSPSVARVLALCEAVPPARRGLAMIAAATVTETLITGTLRRAGASDEIYPPVGVLLAEHAADEMRHQAAFVRFASAWVPSLSSEERECLDDLLPELMSAFLAPELALWRDHLCAIGLDGDEVDRVLRESVDPLEVAAQMMAAALVPRRLFERLGLSCADRFARLANRWRPP
- a CDS encoding ornithine carbamoyltransferase — translated: MKHHWLAPDMTMSAPDYRALLRSALAFKRRYPSHTETALHGKTIYFLFYNASLRTRSSFQTGLARMGGNAIVLDPHHAIYTPALPEAEIPYTTERIADVARVLSSYGDAIAIRMYGEPAGWVYGAAHRHLEAFAQWSQVPVINMECDRFHPCQALADMMTLHEKLHDLAGRRLCISWAYSGSWHKPVAVPQSLLLAAVKAGMDVTLAHPEPLGLDPEVMQSAMQFAGQTGARVRVTHDLRDGVEGAHAVYAKSWCSLAHLPLRHGDPLDERAMRETFDRHRDWCVDGDVMRLAAPNAGYLHCLPADRGQEVADEVIDGVSSWVFRQAANRLHAQNTVMAQLLNPECLA
- a CDS encoding threonine synthase, with protein sequence MSPAFSHRYSCVCCAAPQPWGGIRYRCNICGQNLRIERLLDAQSPRGEDIVRTFHGRGMWRYASLLPVEPSWGSRLAVGDTPLIDCGDDEGVHLQVKDEARNPSGSLKDRATEMVLAAARFAGCTQTIAASTGNAGASLACIAASQRMPATVIVPAGTPPAKLAQIHAYGAKVVEIDGSYDDAFEIAERISADVDVCCRNTGINPFTREGKKTCAFEIAEAFEWCVPDWVVVPTGDGNILSGIAAGFFDLFSLGITCAMPRLLAAQAVTSDSITRDWESGADRTGTLAFPASPAVVRPETVADSLSVSRPRDHLAALQALRATQGACVAVDDGAIMEASCVLARRFGLWFEPSTATGYAALRESLVSGRIRAGETVVLLGTGSGLKSPNAFDGAMSCAPQRFTERSPQPAPGVYHQGLEERRR